The Candidatus Goldiibacteriota bacterium genome contains a region encoding:
- a CDS encoding GerMN domain-containing protein — protein MNKKVFLILICLLAGVLAVFLAVKKGAVKSDSQSVIAALMLYSDGDKKNPVDIYFADTETEKFLVYKTEIFENKLIENRIKQVLLILFSAPPEGYFTYIPQGSAVREVFMDPNGICYVDLDAGITANFKGGTSAENHAVYAIVNTIMKNFPKVNGVRFLVGGKEAETLAGHIKIDGILRAD, from the coding sequence ATGAATAAAAAAGTATTTTTAATCTTAATCTGCCTGCTGGCGGGCGTGCTTGCCGTGTTTCTGGCGGTGAAAAAGGGCGCGGTAAAAAGCGATTCTCAGAGCGTTATCGCGGCGCTTATGTTGTACAGCGACGGCGACAAAAAAAACCCCGTGGACATATACTTTGCCGACACTGAAACGGAAAAGTTTCTGGTTTATAAGACGGAAATATTTGAAAATAAACTTATTGAAAACCGCATTAAGCAGGTGCTTTTAATACTTTTCTCCGCGCCGCCTGAAGGTTATTTTACGTATATACCGCAGGGAAGCGCTGTCAGGGAAGTGTTTATGGACCCTAATGGCATATGTTATGTTGACCTTGACGCCGGCATTACAGCCAATTTTAAAGGCGGGACATCGGCGGAAAATCACGCGGTTTATGCCATTGTTAATACCATAATGAAAAATTTTCCAAAAGTAAACGGTGTAAGGTTTCTGGTGGGCGGTAAAGAAGCGGAAACGCTTGCCGGCCATATAAAAATAGACGGCATACTTAGGGCTGATTAA
- a CDS encoding N-acetylmuramoyl-L-alanine amidase, translating to MRKLITAALLLSFSVLCGAAQSTMPPVSEAPENNYQAVVVLDPGHGGGEWGASAGSIHEKNINLKIALMVKKKLEASGKPLDVKITRTDDSYLSVQDRVGMANSSKADLFVCIHSDNLPQEKIKGYAVYRFYSPFPAQENPELVVKWDDVQKKHMAQSAKAAEVIAKYLSASLISESKNAGQSGNDTIPLDSRGVRKARSYCLNGADMPAVLIETANINNKEDASALKDDKILNSIAYHIKEGILAYLKVK from the coding sequence ATGAGAAAATTAATTACCGCGGCATTGTTATTGTCTTTTAGTGTTTTGTGCGGAGCGGCGCAGTCAACAATGCCGCCCGTATCAGAAGCGCCGGAGAATAATTATCAGGCGGTGGTTGTGCTTGACCCCGGTCACGGCGGCGGCGAATGGGGGGCGTCGGCGGGTTCAATTCACGAAAAAAATATAAATTTAAAGATAGCCCTTATGGTCAAAAAGAAGCTTGAAGCTTCCGGAAAACCTCTTGATGTAAAAATTACAAGAACGGATGATTCATATTTAAGCGTTCAGGACAGGGTGGGGATGGCCAACAGCAGCAAAGCGGATCTTTTTGTCTGCATACACAGCGACAACCTGCCGCAGGAAAAAATAAAAGGGTACGCGGTTTACCGTTTTTATTCTCCTTTTCCGGCACAGGAAAACCCGGAGCTTGTGGTAAAGTGGGATGATGTTCAGAAAAAACACATGGCGCAGTCCGCGAAAGCCGCGGAGGTCATTGCAAAATATCTTTCAGCTTCTCTTATTTCGGAATCAAAGAATGCCGGCCAGTCGGGCAATGATACTATTCCCCTTGATTCGCGCGGAGTAAGAAAGGCCAGGTCTTACTGCTTAAACGGTGCTGATATGCCCGCTGTGCTTATAGAAACGGCCAACATAAATAATAAAGAAGACGCTTCGGCGTTAAAGGATGATAAAATTTTAAATTCCATTGCCTACCACATTAAAGAAGGCATACTTGCGTATTTGAAGGTGAAATGA
- a CDS encoding acetyl-CoA carboxylase carboxyltransferase subunit alpha, whose product MPLDKPLEFEKPILEIKKKIGELKTLSAEGKINADSEIKTLEAKMEVLKQDIYKNLSSWQIVQIMRHVARPKMLDFVSLMCADFQELHGDRAFKDDKAMVGGTAKIDGIPVMLIGLQKGKDTKENLFRNFGMAQPEGYRKALRLMKTAEKFNVPIVTFVDTSGAYPGLESEERGVAEAIARNLHEMARIKVPIIVCVIGEGGSGGALGVGVGDRILMLKYATYSVISFEGAAAILWKDSTKAAEAAKVLKPTAQDLLQIKIIDEIVEEPVEGAHRDYETTAKNLKNAIVKNLKELMDTPADKLLDDRYNKFRNMGFFTRSNG is encoded by the coding sequence ATGCCACTTGACAAACCGCTTGAATTTGAAAAACCAATACTTGAGATTAAAAAGAAGATAGGCGAGCTTAAAACGCTTTCTGCTGAAGGCAAAATCAACGCGGATTCAGAGATTAAAACTCTGGAAGCGAAGATGGAAGTTTTAAAACAGGATATTTATAAAAATCTTTCTTCCTGGCAGATTGTTCAGATAATGAGGCATGTGGCAAGGCCCAAGATGCTGGATTTTGTTTCGCTTATGTGCGCTGATTTTCAGGAACTGCACGGGGACAGGGCTTTTAAAGATGATAAAGCAATGGTGGGTGGAACCGCAAAGATTGACGGAATACCGGTAATGCTGATAGGGCTTCAGAAAGGCAAAGATACAAAAGAGAACCTTTTTAGAAATTTTGGAATGGCGCAGCCTGAAGGTTACAGAAAAGCTTTAAGGCTTATGAAGACTGCCGAAAAATTTAATGTGCCGATAGTGACTTTTGTTGATACAAGCGGCGCTTATCCCGGGCTTGAAAGCGAAGAACGCGGCGTCGCGGAAGCGATTGCAAGGAACCTTCATGAAATGGCAAGAATAAAGGTTCCGATAATTGTGTGCGTAATAGGCGAAGGCGGCAGCGGAGGCGCGCTTGGCGTGGGCGTGGGCGACAGGATACTTATGTTAAAGTATGCCACTTACAGTGTTATATCATTTGAAGGCGCGGCTGCAATTCTGTGGAAAGACAGCACAAAAGCCGCGGAAGCCGCAAAAGTTTTAAAACCCACCGCGCAGGATCTGCTGCAGATAAAGATTATAGATGAAATTGTGGAAGAACCTGTTGAAGGAGCCCACAGGGATTACGAAACGACCGCGAAAAATCTGAAAAACGCGATTGTAAAAAATCTTAAGGAACTCATGGACACGCCTGCTGACAAGCTGCTTGATGACAGGTACAATAAATTCAGAAACATGGGTTTTTTTACCAGGAGTAACGGATAA